Sequence from the Trichomycterus rosablanca isolate fTriRos1 chromosome 10, fTriRos1.hap1, whole genome shotgun sequence genome:
atttataaattatatatttattaagaaaatATATGACATGATGTAGAAAAATGACTTGAGTATTTGAGATTTGAGTAAGATTTTAATGAAAGTTTTATtgaattatattttatgtaaagGATTCTGTTTGGCGAGCGCCCGTACTGGTGGGTCCACGAGACACCCTACTACACCAACGCATCTGTACCTCACATTCAGCAGTTCCCCATGACCTGTGAGACGGGACCAGGTACGTCGACCGATACAGACCCATAAAGCACCTTTACCCAGGGATTAGTACTCATGAGGATATCAGTGCTGTCTGAACTAATCACAATCACGATGTTCTTGGCTGATACAGGTAGCCCATCGGGTCACGCTATGGGTGCGGCTGGAGTCTACTACGCCATGGTCACCTCCATCCTCGCCATCCTGCTCAGCAAGAAGCAGACGTCACCCACCAAAGGGCTGTAAGTATCAGACATCCTCATGTTATGAGAGATATTAATCCCGGCATggatcggctgtgtctgagggaaggGGTCCAGGGTACGTCTGCCCTGTTGAGCTGGACCCGTCATGACCTCATGATCTGTCTCCATCAGGTACTTGCGTGGAACCCTCTGGACTCTGTTTTGGACCGTCCAGATTTGCGTCTGCCTCTCCAGGGTCTTCATCGCTGCCCACTTCCCTCATCAGGTCATCGCTGGAGTTATTACAGGTCAGTAAGAGGTCTCCTGGTTGGCACATGGCCAGGAGTCCAGGAGAGTGTAATTAGCTCTGCTCTGTGTCTAAGAGGGTTGGATTCAGGTCTCATCTGCTGATCGCACCAACAATCTTGAGAATCTATAACCTGTGGTGCACATAAGGGGACACTGAGTGGCTGGCTTTAGATGGCTCGGAGGAAGCACATGCTTGCCGTTACCTTCCTAGAACTGTAGCGGTCATGCTTTGGTAGTGTGTAGGAACGCCAATGCCTGTGCACATTCCAATGGACCTGGGTTTCATCCCACACAGTTTCCTGCCGCCTCCTGAAAACATACCAGATGGTAGATTGGCTCCTCATAAGGAGTAACAGCGTGTGATGCCTTGTAATAGACAGGTACCTGTCCATGGTGTCTACATGCTTTGCTTCCAGAGTTTCAGCAATTAAGATGTTGAGGTTCCAGTGGGCTCCAGTGGGTCAACAAATGATCTGGTAACACAGGACCCAAGGCTCGTTCACTCATCCAGTAACCGTCGCTGTTTTTTGGGGGGCACCTTAAGTAAACAAACGTTCATACAGACACTTGGGGAACACAGATCCCCAAGATCTTGGTGATGTGAGGCACTCACACTTCCTGCTGATCCATCGTTAGCCATTTTCGGACAACGTGGACCAGGTTCCGTCCAGTTTGGTAAACACTCAACAGGAGGCTCTTCTAACCTTCCTTCTCCTTCTCACAGGTATGATCGTGGCTGAAGTCTTCAACAGACAGCGCTGGATCTACCAAGCCAGCCTGCAGAGGTACTTCAACATCACACTGTTCCTCCTCACCTTCGCCGTGGGCTTCTACGTCCTCCTGAAAGCCGTAGGCGTGGACCTGCTGTGGACTCTGGAAAAAGCCCAAAAGTGGTGCACCAACCCCGCCTGGGTGCACATGGACACCACGCCGTTCGCCAGCCTGCTGCGCAACATGGGCACGCTGTTCGGCCTGGGCCTGGGCCTGCACTCGCCGCTCTACACCGAGAGCAAGAAGAGCAGCAGCGCCCCCTTCAGGATAGGCAGCGTCCTCACCaccctgctgctgctgcatctGTTCGACTCCATCAAGCCGCCCACGCACACGGCCGCCCTCTTCTACCTGCTGTCGTTCTGCAAGagcgccgccgtgccgctggtCACCGTCAGCATCATCCCGTACTGCGTCTCGGGGGCTCTGAGTTTACCCAGCAAGAAACGGCTCTGAGAGAGCACCAGGAAGGTTCAGACCAACACGGTTCAGACGTGAGCAGGGGTCTTCAGGTTCAGGTTCTCACGCCGGATCTTGAGGCGAAGTTTGTGGTTTTCATTCACGGTTAGAAGAAGCAGGTCTGGAGCTCTGTACGATTTACTGCTCATGATTACGGCGCACTGAGAACTGGCTCAGCGTCCGGTCCGTATAGATGAGAACTGAAATGTAGAACTTTACGACTGAGATAAAGAAGAGCGTTTGTCCAAACAAGATCCAGGAGAAACTTCTGCCTTCATCTCAGgattccttattattattattattattatttctgttatcTATGCTTGTATGCTTCTTTAGAATTCTATTTTTGTGagaattgttatttttaataaaacatttcaaaaaagaTTTACAGCTGTCGTTTCTTTATCTGGATTGTTgatctgtccattttatcagctccacttaccatatagaagcactttgtagttctacaattactgactgtagtccatctgtttctgtacatgctttgttacccccctttcaccctgttcttcaatggtcaggacccccacagagcaggtattatttaggtggtggatgattggtggtgtgttagtgtgtgttgtgctggtatgagtggatttttaaataccgtgtccactcactgtccactctatcagacactcctacctagtcggtccaccttgtagatgtaaacgtGTCTGGAACGTGTCTGGAGGGTCACTCTATGCTATTCCACGATCGCCCGACGCTCGTATGTGTGattcagtcagccagcaggggtcgcatTTGCAGCAGAAATGATAAACCCTATTGCAtctctccctcaggcacagccagtcGTGCCTCAATTATGTATTGTGTTCTATTTGCATGATGATTCAAGGCTTGAATTATTATTCTAGCCTCAATCAGGCGACAATATACAAGTCGGaatttattaaatacatgttagaaacatttattattacaataaaacatgatAAACGATTTATTATCCAACAATCAGG
This genomic interval carries:
- the g6pc1a.2 gene encoding glucose-6-phosphatase catalytic subunit 1, with the translated sequence MSAALMDAVHGYGVSTTQYLQTHYRDAQGWFLFVSFAADLRNTFFIFFPIWFHLRESVGIKLIWVAVVGDWLNLVFKWILFGERPYWWVHETPYYTNASVPHIQQFPMTCETGPGSPSGHAMGAAGVYYAMVTSILAILLSKKQTSPTKGLYLRGTLWTLFWTVQICVCLSRVFIAAHFPHQVIAGVITGMIVAEVFNRQRWIYQASLQRYFNITLFLLTFAVGFYVLLKAVGVDLLWTLEKAQKWCTNPAWVHMDTTPFASLLRNMGTLFGLGLGLHSPLYTESKKSSSAPFRIGSVLTTLLLLHLFDSIKPPTHTAALFYLLSFCKSAAVPLVTVSIIPYCVSGALSLPSKKRL